The Caloramator mitchellensis genome contains a region encoding:
- the mgsA gene encoding methylglyoxal synthase, translating into MRIALIAHDKKKDDMVEFIVKNKKAFENEELFATGTTGKLIQEATGLKVHRFLSGPYGGDQQIGGLVAQGDIDMVIFLRDPLTAQPHEPDVTALLRICDVHSVPLATNLGTAELFLKSLRDKIF; encoded by the coding sequence ATGAGAATTGCACTTATTGCACATGACAAGAAAAAGGACGATATGGTAGAATTTATAGTAAAAAACAAGAAAGCATTTGAAAATGAAGAGCTATTTGCCACAGGAACAACAGGAAAATTAATACAAGAGGCAACGGGACTAAAGGTTCATAGGTTTTTATCAGGGCCTTATGGTGGTGACCAACAAATAGGTGGATTGGTTGCTCAGGGTGATATTGATATGGTAATTTTCTTAAGAGATCCACTTACTGCTCAGCCTCACGAGCCAGATGTTACTGCATTATTAAGAATTTGCGATGTTCATAGCGTTCCTCTTGCAACTAATCTTGGAACAGCTGAGTTGTTCCTAAAAAGTTTAAGAGATAAAATATTTTAA
- a CDS encoding VOC family protein produces MKRITPNISVENCNEALEFYRDVFGGEIKNVQHANNIEMFKGQEGKIIHSELHVNENCIFYFVDFLGNKSIGNNVQLILELNDFEEIQKIYDKLKEEGNVIFELQKTFWGAFHAVVVDKYGVSWGLNYMEMK; encoded by the coding sequence ATGAAGAGAATAACACCTAATATTTCCGTTGAAAACTGCAACGAAGCGCTAGAGTTTTACAGAGATGTTTTCGGAGGAGAAATAAAAAACGTTCAACATGCAAACAATATAGAAATGTTTAAAGGACAAGAAGGAAAGATAATTCATTCTGAATTACACGTAAATGAAAACTGCATATTCTACTTTGTAGATTTCTTAGGAAACAAATCAATAGGAAATAATGTTCAGCTAATTCTCGAGCTAAATGATTTTGAAGAAATACAAAAAATATACGATAAATTGAAAGAAGAAGGAAATGTTATATTTGAACTGCAAAAAACATTCTGGGGTGCATTCCATGCGGTTGTAGTTGACAAGTATGGTGTTTCATGGGGATTGAATTATATGGAGATGAAATAA